From the Natrarchaeobaculum aegyptiacum genome, one window contains:
- a CDS encoding succinate dehydrogenase/fumarate reductase iron-sulfur subunit encodes MSTQQQEPESQEAPADPEMKGTQSPQERRLEEKEAGLDAQAEADAEAEGETVHIKVFRYDPEVEAKQEPRFDDFHVPFEKGMTVLDAVMYARDEFDSSLTFRHSCRQAVCGSDAFFVNGRQKLGCKTQLADLEQPIRIEPLPHQEVVKDLVVDMDHFYDQMHAVEPYFQDEDTPDPADLEEQRQSPENREKIKMSSRCIWCGACMSSCNIAAGDNEYLGPAAINKAYKFAMDDRESEEIKEHRLRILEQEHGVWRCQTQFSCTEVCPKDIPLTEHIQELKREAVKKNLKFW; translated from the coding sequence ATGAGCACGCAACAACAAGAACCCGAATCGCAGGAAGCACCGGCAGACCCCGAGATGAAGGGGACGCAGTCGCCCCAGGAGCGGCGACTCGAGGAGAAAGAAGCGGGACTCGACGCCCAGGCCGAAGCGGATGCGGAAGCCGAGGGCGAGACGGTCCACATCAAGGTCTTCCGATACGACCCCGAAGTCGAAGCCAAGCAGGAACCGCGCTTCGACGACTTCCACGTCCCCTTCGAGAAGGGGATGACTGTCCTCGACGCGGTCATGTACGCCCGCGACGAGTTCGACTCCTCGCTTACGTTCCGCCACTCCTGTCGGCAGGCCGTCTGTGGCTCCGACGCCTTCTTCGTCAACGGCCGGCAGAAACTCGGCTGCAAGACCCAGCTCGCCGATCTCGAGCAGCCGATTCGTATCGAACCGCTACCCCACCAGGAGGTCGTCAAGGACCTGGTCGTCGACATGGACCACTTCTACGACCAGATGCACGCCGTCGAGCCGTACTTCCAGGACGAAGATACGCCGGATCCGGCCGACCTCGAAGAACAGCGCCAGAGTCCCGAGAACCGCGAGAAGATCAAGATGTCCTCGCGCTGTATCTGGTGTGGCGCGTGTATGTCCTCGTGTAACATCGCTGCCGGTGACAACGAGTACCTCGGTCCCGCGGCGATCAACAAGGCCTACAAGTTCGCGATGGACGACCGCGAAAGCGAGGAGATCAAAGAGCATCGGCTCCGCATCTTAGAGCAGGAACACGGCGTCTGGCGTTGCCAGACCCAGTTCTCCTGTACCGAGGTGTGTCCGAAAGACATCCCGCTCACCGAGCACATTCAGGAGCTCAAACGGGAAGCTGTGAAGAAGAACCTGAAGTTCTGGTAA
- a CDS encoding MBL fold metallo-hydrolase, with the protein MSETERANVHALPISIEYGGRPLTITPVVLETDRGLVLVDVGPEGAIDAIASHVEDLGYDLQDVWLVLCTHHDGDHVAGLAELLERTDAIVAAHEAEAPYVRGDEEPIKGDGDRYSPVRVDLELADGVRIPTLDGPVELVETPGHSPGHVSLYKPSSSLLIAGDALVADGDEPLSGPKPEYTPDEERALESVGRLADLEIDQVVCYHGGHVEAGSDRIREIAATRD; encoded by the coding sequence ATGTCCGAGACTGAACGAGCGAACGTTCACGCACTCCCGATCTCGATCGAGTACGGCGGACGACCGCTCACGATCACCCCGGTCGTCCTCGAGACAGATCGCGGCCTCGTCCTCGTCGACGTCGGGCCGGAGGGAGCTATCGATGCCATCGCGAGCCACGTCGAAGACCTCGGTTACGACCTCCAGGACGTCTGGCTGGTGCTCTGTACCCACCACGACGGCGATCACGTGGCCGGACTCGCCGAACTGCTCGAGCGAACTGACGCGATCGTCGCCGCTCACGAGGCGGAGGCACCCTACGTTCGTGGCGACGAGGAGCCGATCAAAGGGGACGGGGACCGCTATTCACCCGTCCGCGTGGACCTCGAGCTCGCCGACGGCGTCCGGATTCCGACGCTGGACGGCCCGGTCGAACTGGTCGAGACGCCGGGACACTCCCCCGGCCACGTCTCGCTATACAAACCCTCGTCGTCACTCCTGATCGCCGGCGACGCCCTCGTCGCTGACGGCGACGAACCGCTGTCGGGACCGAAACCGGAGTATACGCCCGACGAGGAACGAGCACTCGAGTCGGTCGGGAGACTGGCCGACCTCGAGATCGATCAGGTCGTCTGTTATCACGGCGGCCACGTCGAGGCCGGGAGCGACCGCATTCGCGAGATTGCGGCGACTCGAGACTGA
- a CDS encoding DUF2110 family protein, with protein sequence MAGTEYVTLATKLYVDGDARQRATDSLRSLINNEIGDLEVSVDLSIRDDDFPDVTLEGEDRVVAANVLREEFGEIPDDLERGETYVGTLESWDEDGFVLDAGQPVRIPADELGLGPGTPEQIRDRFGLVQHMPLRFVYGDEDVAGDAEEDGDAPAVSRLADDERDRLYDWTRGDGRLTVNSATRAEVRATLNRAGHAQDYVTVERLGLLEQSVVCTEDTDPPGLLASVGQYLPAELRCVVP encoded by the coding sequence ATGGCAGGAACAGAATACGTCACCCTCGCGACCAAACTGTACGTCGACGGCGACGCTCGTCAGCGCGCCACCGACTCTCTGCGATCGCTGATCAACAACGAAATCGGCGACCTCGAGGTCTCGGTCGATCTCTCGATTCGCGACGACGACTTCCCCGACGTCACCCTCGAAGGCGAGGACCGGGTCGTCGCGGCCAACGTCCTCCGCGAGGAGTTCGGCGAGATTCCCGACGATCTCGAGCGCGGCGAGACCTACGTCGGCACGCTCGAATCGTGGGACGAAGACGGCTTCGTCCTCGATGCAGGCCAGCCGGTTCGCATTCCGGCCGATGAACTCGGCCTCGGACCGGGCACGCCGGAGCAGATCCGCGATCGGTTCGGACTGGTCCAGCATATGCCCCTGCGGTTCGTCTACGGCGACGAGGATGTAGCCGGCGACGCCGAGGAAGACGGCGACGCGCCGGCCGTCTCTCGGCTGGCCGACGACGAACGCGATCGGCTTTACGACTGGACCCGCGGTGACGGCCGACTCACCGTCAACAGCGCCACGCGCGCTGAGGTTCGTGCGACGCTGAACCGCGCTGGCCACGCTCAGGACTACGTCACCGTCGAGCGACTCGGCCTCCTGGAACAGAGTGTCGTCTGCACCGAAGACACCGACCCGCCGGGACTGCTCGCGAGCGTCGGACAGTACCTCCCGGCCGAACTGCGCTGTGTCGTCCCCTGA
- a CDS encoding MBL fold metallo-hydrolase, translating into MDIDATCGVGREQSAGSAVHRLEFDVPWPPKHVAAYLIEGSEPILVDAGGYDSDAETTLREELEQVGYGLADVAHVLITHVHSDHIGQVDALREAGATIHVPAAALERLEVDDSVLREGFERVARSAGYDGDKLEEVVSEELESFERDRRLVAHEETQELEAGQPLEIGGREFRSIETPGHEADHLCFETDLDGERVLFSGDALIESFRAGAFHVGIAPGAYDAVDAYYEAMDRLEGTDAVRAYPGHGQVFEDPQGTVKLTRDRLDELVAGTLEAVAAVEPATPLSIATERVDTVRYIAPVLDTMGALGTLERRGAVTYEVDDGVRYYLDSARESRPSREGRGFRRSVGTED; encoded by the coding sequence ATGGACATCGACGCTACCTGTGGGGTGGGTCGCGAGCAGTCGGCCGGATCGGCAGTTCACCGCCTCGAGTTCGACGTGCCGTGGCCGCCGAAACACGTCGCGGCGTACCTCATCGAGGGGTCAGAACCGATCCTCGTCGACGCCGGCGGGTACGATTCAGACGCCGAAACCACTCTCAGGGAGGAACTCGAACAGGTCGGATACGGACTCGCGGACGTCGCCCACGTCCTGATAACGCACGTCCACAGCGACCACATCGGTCAGGTCGACGCCCTCCGCGAGGCGGGAGCGACGATCCACGTCCCGGCGGCGGCCCTCGAGCGCCTCGAGGTCGACGACTCGGTGCTCCGCGAGGGGTTCGAGCGCGTCGCCCGGTCGGCGGGCTACGACGGCGACAAACTCGAGGAAGTCGTCAGCGAGGAACTCGAGTCGTTCGAGCGAGATCGCCGACTCGTCGCCCACGAGGAGACGCAGGAACTCGAGGCCGGCCAGCCGCTCGAGATCGGCGGCCGGGAGTTTCGGTCGATCGAGACGCCGGGCCACGAGGCCGATCACCTGTGTTTCGAGACCGACCTCGACGGCGAGCGAGTGCTGTTCTCCGGAGACGCGCTCATCGAGTCCTTTCGGGCGGGCGCGTTCCACGTCGGGATCGCACCCGGCGCGTACGACGCCGTCGACGCCTACTACGAGGCGATGGACCGACTCGAGGGAACGGACGCGGTCCGGGCCTACCCCGGCCACGGTCAGGTCTTCGAAGACCCACAGGGAACGGTCAAACTCACCCGCGATCGGCTCGACGAACTGGTCGCAGGAACCCTCGAGGCCGTCGCTGCGGTCGAACCCGCGACACCGCTGTCGATCGCGACAGAGCGGGTCGACACCGTCAGGTACATCGCCCCGGTGCTGGATACGATGGGAGCACTCGGCACGCTCGAGCGACGCGGTGCGGTGACCTACGAGGTCGACGACGGTGTGCGGTACTATCTTGATTCAGCGAGAGAATCCCGCCCTTCCCGCGAAGGACGAGGGTTCCGACGCTCAGTCGGAACCGAGGACTGA
- a CDS encoding transcription factor produces MAFEDLLEDPVIQKYLHELVGPKGMPVAAAPPDGEVTDEELAEELDLELNDVRRALFILYENDLASYRRLRDEDSGWLTYLWTFEYENIPENLESEMYRLHDALEQREEYERNHEFYLCEICSIRFEFGEAMDFGFECPECGSPLDSMDNQRLVNAMHERIDALRDELNVDADA; encoded by the coding sequence ATGGCTTTTGAGGACCTCCTCGAGGACCCGGTTATCCAGAAGTACTTACACGAGCTGGTCGGTCCGAAGGGGATGCCCGTCGCGGCGGCACCCCCGGACGGCGAAGTGACTGACGAGGAACTCGCCGAGGAGCTGGACCTCGAGTTGAACGACGTTCGCCGGGCGCTGTTCATCCTGTACGAGAACGATCTCGCGAGCTACCGACGGCTGCGCGACGAGGATTCGGGCTGGCTGACCTACCTCTGGACGTTCGAATACGAGAACATCCCGGAGAATCTCGAGTCGGAGATGTACCGACTCCACGACGCGCTCGAACAGCGCGAGGAGTACGAGCGCAACCACGAGTTCTACCTCTGTGAGATCTGCTCGATTCGCTTCGAGTTCGGCGAGGCGATGGACTTCGGCTTCGAGTGTCCCGAATGCGGCTCACCGCTCGACTCGATGGACAACCAGCGGCTGGTCAACGCGATGCACGAGCGGATCGACGCGCTCAGAGACGAACTCAACGTCGATGCAGACGCCTGA
- a CDS encoding succinylglutamate desuccinylase/aspartoacylase family protein, giving the protein MTDDAAEPPDGSDPPDGVQDLEYDNEPFTYDGGRVDPGESANIRYGISETYLGDPVRIPVTIVNGPYPGPTVFLSAAAHGDELNGIEVVREVAHDWDHTDLHGTLVCLPVLNVPGFLAQERYLPIYDRDLNRSFPGREGSTSARRMAHRIFRNFVAPCDLGIDFHTSTRGRTNMLHVRANVNNFTVNRLARAFSSNVVIGGEGPSGTLRREATDAGVPTITVEMGEAHRFQRRLIDRALTGVASVLAEFGCHPDSSVHWPGWRTVIDADDEKTWLRADAGGIVDMKRGRGALVEEGEVICTITNPFKEEDEVVTVEAPFTGLIVGVLENPVVYPGNPLCHLVGLSADTRIALEREQTTERSRSEL; this is encoded by the coding sequence ATGACCGACGACGCTGCCGAGCCGCCCGACGGAAGCGACCCGCCCGACGGCGTACAGGATCTCGAGTACGACAACGAACCGTTCACCTACGACGGGGGACGGGTCGATCCCGGCGAGTCGGCGAACATCCGCTACGGAATCAGCGAGACCTATCTCGGCGATCCCGTCCGGATCCCGGTGACGATCGTCAACGGCCCGTACCCCGGTCCGACCGTCTTCCTCTCTGCGGCGGCCCACGGCGACGAATTAAACGGCATCGAGGTCGTCCGGGAAGTCGCACACGACTGGGACCACACCGACCTCCACGGGACGCTGGTCTGTCTCCCCGTGTTGAACGTCCCGGGGTTTCTGGCACAGGAACGCTACCTCCCGATCTACGACCGGGACCTCAACCGCTCGTTTCCCGGGCGAGAGGGATCGACCAGCGCCCGACGGATGGCCCATCGCATCTTCAGGAACTTCGTCGCCCCCTGCGACCTCGGAATCGACTTTCACACCTCGACCCGCGGCCGGACCAACATGCTCCACGTGCGGGCGAACGTCAATAATTTTACCGTGAACCGCCTCGCGCGGGCGTTCAGTTCGAACGTCGTGATCGGGGGCGAAGGACCCTCGGGAACGCTTCGTCGCGAGGCGACCGACGCCGGCGTCCCGACGATCACCGTCGAGATGGGCGAGGCTCACCGCTTCCAGCGCCGACTGATAGACCGCGCGCTGACCGGCGTCGCGAGCGTCCTCGCGGAATTTGGCTGTCACCCGGATTCGTCGGTCCACTGGCCCGGCTGGCGAACCGTCATCGACGCCGACGACGAGAAAACCTGGCTTCGCGCGGATGCCGGTGGAATCGTCGACATGAAACGCGGTCGGGGTGCCCTCGTCGAGGAAGGCGAGGTCATCTGTACGATCACCAACCCGTTCAAAGAAGAAGACGAGGTCGTCACCGTCGAGGCCCCCTTCACGGGACTGATCGTCGGTGTCCTCGAGAACCCCGTCGTCTACCCCGGAAACCCGCTGTGTCACCTCGTCGGCCTCTCGGCTGACACCAGGATCGCACTCGAGCGCGAACAGACGACCGAGCGCTCTCGAAGCGAACTCTAG
- a CDS encoding DUF5803 family protein, translating to MNRRLLLATIAVLLLIGLAGCAAIFGGISDEDLDRDQDYEDLKDRDADVAVDIGESGIITDGEFRAVYDLNGTEELSLYRSTFYTDHALDIHSVRYWYPNGTEVTGSDLYVDQGRSSTEVRVPDGNGTLAFTGSAGSHTFQLPAYTHGSYEVTTPAGYRTSNFLFGNVAPGGYDREVVDDQERLTWDHVDSTISLRYYNERNIPLFLGLVGVVILLGGAGIGYYYREVNRLQEQREEMGLDVDIDDDDDRGPPPGFG from the coding sequence ATGAACCGACGGCTCCTCCTCGCAACGATCGCGGTCCTCCTCCTGATCGGCCTCGCAGGCTGTGCGGCGATCTTCGGCGGCATCTCCGACGAGGACCTCGACCGCGACCAGGACTACGAGGACCTCAAAGACCGCGACGCCGACGTCGCCGTCGACATCGGCGAGAGCGGGATCATCACCGACGGCGAGTTCCGCGCCGTCTACGATCTGAACGGCACCGAGGAACTCTCGCTCTATCGATCGACGTTCTACACAGATCACGCCCTCGACATCCACAGCGTCCGCTACTGGTACCCCAACGGCACCGAGGTCACCGGCTCCGATCTGTACGTCGATCAGGGGCGCTCGAGCACCGAGGTCCGGGTCCCCGACGGCAACGGCACGCTCGCGTTCACCGGGAGCGCGGGCAGTCACACCTTCCAGCTCCCGGCCTACACACACGGCTCCTACGAGGTGACCACGCCCGCGGGCTATCGCACCTCGAACTTCCTGTTCGGGAACGTCGCCCCGGGTGGCTACGACCGCGAGGTGGTCGACGACCAGGAACGGCTGACCTGGGACCACGTCGACAGCACGATCTCGTTGCGCTACTACAACGAGCGGAACATCCCACTGTTCCTCGGCCTCGTCGGGGTGGTCATCCTGCTCGGCGGCGCCGGGATCGGCTACTACTACCGGGAAGTCAATCGCCTTCAGGAACAACGTGAGGAGATGGGGCTGGACGTCGACATCGACGACGACGACGATCGCGGTCCCCCGCCCGGCTTCGGCTAG
- a CDS encoding chemotaxis protein CheW: MPIEVADEMTSRPTSGPADESDNSPTGDRWTVLAFTVGADRYCISLSAVDAVVGVTEADPLESAPDPWNAGTVTVDGTPVRVVDLPRVFSAGTVERVDDPALVVLTADAVGSDATGTAAESSSQRYGWLVDDVGVTETVDPATIQPVRTSARVIRGQVVLESGRAMVLDERVMHVRK; the protein is encoded by the coding sequence ATGCCAATCGAAGTCGCAGACGAGATGACGAGCCGTCCGACGTCTGGTCCTGCGGACGAATCTGACAACTCTCCGACTGGCGACCGGTGGACGGTTCTCGCGTTCACGGTCGGAGCCGACCGCTACTGTATTTCGCTTTCGGCTGTCGATGCCGTCGTCGGCGTCACCGAGGCCGACCCGCTCGAGTCGGCCCCCGACCCGTGGAACGCCGGGACCGTCACCGTCGACGGAACGCCGGTCCGCGTCGTGGATCTGCCGCGAGTTTTCTCTGCCGGCACAGTCGAGCGTGTCGACGATCCGGCGCTCGTCGTGCTGACGGCCGACGCCGTCGGGAGCGACGCGACTGGCACAGCTGCAGAGAGTTCGAGCCAGCGGTACGGCTGGCTGGTCGACGACGTTGGCGTCACCGAGACGGTGGATCCAGCCACCATCCAGCCCGTTCGAACCAGTGCACGAGTGATTCGCGGACAGGTCGTACTCGAGTCCGGGCGGGCGATGGTACTCGACGAGCGAGTGATGCACGTTCGAAAGTAG
- a CDS encoding succinate dehydrogenase translates to MAERHSSFVPGGTAWFLQRVTAAFLIVVLAMHFFLLHFVNHAYAVTLDDTVARMENVGYFLTMVLFLWAGAFHGINGVYNALVNQGLSGTPKKVVLAVLTLAGLALVAQGTYVALVMAGWM, encoded by the coding sequence ATGGCCGAACGACACTCCTCGTTCGTCCCCGGGGGTACCGCCTGGTTCCTCCAGCGCGTGACGGCGGCGTTCCTGATCGTCGTGCTGGCGATGCACTTTTTCCTGTTGCACTTCGTCAACCACGCCTACGCTGTCACCCTCGACGACACGGTTGCTCGCATGGAGAACGTGGGCTACTTCCTGACGATGGTGTTGTTCCTCTGGGCCGGCGCGTTCCACGGTATCAACGGCGTCTACAACGCACTCGTCAACCAGGGACTCAGCGGCACCCCGAAGAAGGTAGTGCTTGCAGTCCTTACACTGGCAGGCCTCGCACTCGTCGCACAGGGCACCTACGTTGCACTCGTCATGGCGGGGTGGATGTAA
- a CDS encoding succinate dehydrogenase, cytochrome b556 subunit, producing MSQSYNRGLVEDFGRWKEFSAGMWAWIFHKFTGWILIGYLFTHIAVLSTAVGGVQGETVEVDTAALPNVENIGVADVDIYTATLGGLESLLIIRILEVGLLAVAVFHILNGLRLLLVDLGIGLDSQDKSFYASLILTGIITVASVPTFTTGVGF from the coding sequence ATGAGTCAGTCTTACAATCGCGGCCTCGTCGAGGACTTCGGTCGCTGGAAGGAGTTCTCGGCCGGGATGTGGGCCTGGATCTTCCACAAGTTCACTGGGTGGATCCTCATCGGCTACCTGTTTACCCACATCGCGGTGTTGAGCACGGCCGTTGGTGGTGTACAGGGCGAAACGGTCGAAGTGGACACTGCGGCGTTACCGAACGTCGAGAACATCGGCGTCGCAGACGTCGACATCTACACGGCCACGCTGGGTGGACTCGAGAGTCTCCTCATCATCCGGATTCTCGAAGTCGGCCTCCTCGCCGTTGCCGTCTTCCACATTCTCAACGGCCTCCGGCTGTTGCTGGTCGACCTCGGGATCGGTCTGGACTCCCAGGACAAGAGTTTCTACGCGTCGCTGATCCTCACGGGGATCATCACCGTCGCGTCCGTTCCGACGTTCACCACGGGGGTGGGCTTCTAA
- a CDS encoding GNAT family N-acetyltransferase — protein sequence MEIREATPGDLEAVRSIARNSLDSSYTDFLDEETIESAIDQWYDDEFADELAADETIALLVERDGEPAGFAHCDLIGDVHKTGRILWLHVDPDHRGGGTGVRLLVRTRETLLEEGAEQVQGLVLADNDGGNTFYQNHGFERADTREVEIGEETFTENVYVEGTLEDEGWAAIDELEVEGETVFVSYGEAARGESAPFYRTYATEDREELYGWFCGQCDSLDNAMDSMGRIVCNACGNERKATRWDASYL from the coding sequence ATGGAAATTCGTGAAGCCACGCCGGGAGATCTCGAGGCCGTCCGCTCGATCGCCAGGAACTCACTCGACTCTTCGTACACGGATTTTCTCGACGAGGAGACGATCGAGAGCGCGATCGACCAGTGGTACGACGACGAGTTCGCCGACGAACTCGCTGCCGACGAGACGATCGCCCTGCTGGTCGAACGCGACGGCGAACCCGCCGGTTTCGCCCACTGTGACCTGATCGGTGACGTTCACAAGACCGGGCGCATCCTCTGGCTCCACGTCGATCCCGACCACCGCGGTGGCGGGACCGGCGTCAGATTACTCGTGCGCACCCGCGAGACTCTCCTCGAGGAGGGTGCCGAACAGGTCCAGGGGCTCGTTCTCGCGGACAACGACGGCGGCAACACCTTCTACCAGAACCACGGATTCGAACGGGCCGACACTCGCGAGGTCGAAATCGGCGAGGAGACGTTCACCGAGAACGTCTACGTCGAGGGAACGCTCGAGGACGAAGGCTGGGCCGCGATCGACGAACTCGAGGTCGAAGGCGAGACGGTCTTCGTGAGTTACGGCGAGGCTGCCCGCGGCGAATCGGCGCCGTTCTACCGGACCTACGCGACCGAGGATCGCGAGGAACTGTACGGCTGGTTCTGCGGGCAGTGTGACTCGCTGGACAACGCGATGGACTCGATGGGACGGATCGTCTGTAACGCCTGTGGGAACGAGCGGAAGGCGACCCGCTGGGACGCTTCCTACCTCTGA